In the genome of Streptomyces sp. NBC_00259, the window CGGCGTCGATTGCTGCACTGTGCCGGGCGGCGGTATGCCACCGGCCGACGAAGAGTCCAATGTCAGCGGCACTCATAGGTTGTACTGACAGTTCGGTGAAGCGCGACGAAGCCAGCCAGCCTTCGGGTACAGCGGACGGACGCGTGGTGACCACGAAGCGTGCGTCCCCGTAGGCCGCCAAGAGCCGCTCGAGCCAGTCCCGGGTGGCGCCTCGGTGCTCTTGAGGAACCTCGTCGATTCCGTCGACCAGGACGAGTGCTTCCCCCCTGGCGAGTACGGCATCGGCCCAGCCTTCAGGTTGTGAGGCGGCCAGGGGGGTGCCGACCGCAGAGAGGAAATCCTGCGGCTCTGGAAGGGGCCCACGCCTCACCAGCGTCCGCAGCGGCAGGGTGAACGGAATCTGCCCCCTCCAGTCCGCCAGTTCTGCCGGCAGCTCATCGCGCGCCGTAGCGACAGCCAGCCACTGCAGCAGCGTTGTCTTTCCGCTGCCGGCGAGCCCTCGCAGAAGCACGCGTCGGCAGTCGGCCAACGCGTGTTCGGCACGCTTCACCACGACGGATGGCCGGTTCGATTCCTCACTGCCTGCAGGCCAATCTTCCGCCCGCTCCGCCAGTTCCAAGCTCAAGTACGCCGCGTCCAGCGGCCAGCGCGCACGTTCCGGCCGGCTCAGGTCCAGCCCTACGACGGTCAGCTGGGAATGCCGTTCCGTCACGTAGCTGAGGTACCGCTCCTCGAACGAGGGCTGCACTTTGGGCCCCACCGGCCTGCGGGTGACTCTCCTTGGAGAGCCCTGGTACACCTGCGGTACTCGGGCAGCGGCTTCGCGAAGGGCCAGCAATGGCTCCACACCCGTGCCCATCGCCTTCGCCAGGGCCATCAGCGTGGCCTCGGAGGGCACCACTTGGCCGTTCAGCGCCTGGCTAATCGTTGTCCGCCCTAGCCCGGTCCGCTGCTGCAGCCCACCCATCTGCAGACCCCGCTGCGCCCTGAGGGTGCGTAGCCGTAGCGCGAGTTCCGCCAGCGGATCCTCGTACACGTCCCCCATGTCCTGCTTCTCCGTCTCCCAGGCGACCGTCTTCGTTCATCTTTGTTCGCCCTGAACCCCGGTGAACACCAGAACCGCGAAATTCGCCGATGTCCCCGTCGTCGTTTGTCCTGGGAAGAAGGCATGAACACCTCATCCATTCACCTGATCCTGCTGGCCCTGCTTCTGGCCGTCGTCGGTCTCTTCTGCACGCTCGTAGGAGCAGCGGCCGGTCTGCTCGCTCGCATCGACGGAGCCACCTATGCCACCGCTCTGCTGCGCGGTGCCGTGGCCTTTGCGGGCAGTGCCACCCTGTCCCTGGCGCTGCTGACCTTCGTCCTCGCGGTGCTGTGAACCAAGGATGCTTTGTCCTACTACCTGCAGGCGAGAGCACGGCGCCCGCCCGTGGCGGGCGCTGTTACTGCTCGGCGCTGGGGCCCGGCCAGTGTCAGGGCGTCGACTACAGGACAGGGATTATCCATAGGTGCGCGGGCCTGTGGGGTGTGTTCGGTGTGGTTGCCACCTGGTCGTGTGGCAGCTGTCTGGAACGGACACCGCCCCTCGGTGGGGTCTGGTCTGTTTGGTGGGTGGAGCAGACCTATGCAGCTGAGCGTTCGATGTCTCCGTCGTCTGGTGTGGAGCGGTGGGTGGTGGCCGATACACGGACCTATGACCTGCATGCCGAGGCGTGTGCGTTTTTGGCGGGGTTGCGTAGTAAGGGCCGCTCGCCGAACACGGAACGGGTCTATGCGGGCCGTCTCGCTCTCTATCTGAACTACTGCACCCAGCGCCGTATCGAGTGGTCGCGTCCGAGTTTCATGGCGCTGTCCGGGCTGCAGCAGTGGCTGGTCACCACGCCGCTGCCGGCCCGCAGCCGCCGCTGTCCGACCACGGCTGCGCCCCGCTACCGTTCGCAGGGTACGGCGAACGCGGTGATGACGGCGGTCACGGACTTCCTGCGCTTCGGCGCTCTCCACGGCTGGGTTCCCGCGCAGACGGCCGGCTTGCTGTCGGAGCCGAAGTTCCTGCGGTTCTTGCCGGCCGGTTACGACGCTGGCGAGCGCGGCCAGTGGCGCCAGGTCCAGGTGTCGGCTTTTCGTTTCCAGGTCAGCGAGCCCGGCTACGAGGACCTCTCCCCGCAGCAGATCCGCCGCATGATCGCGGATACGCCCCGGGCACGGGACCGTTTCCTCATCGCGCTGCTCGCCGCGACCGGCCTGCGGATCGGAGAGGCCCTGGGCCTGCGCCAGGAGGATCTGCACTTCCTGGCCTCGTCACGCTCCCTGGGATGCCCCGTGGAAGGTCCGCACCTTCATGTGCGGCGCCGCACCGACAACCCGAACCGGGCCCTGGCCAAGTCCAGACACTCCCGCTGCCTCCCCGTCACCCCTGACATCGTCGCCTTCTACACCGACTACCAGCATGAACGGAATCCGGTGGCCGAGGCGGCCGAGACAGGCATGGTGTTCGTGAACCTCTTCCGGCCCCCGCTGGGGCGGGCCATGACCTACCCGAACGCCAAGAACGTCTTCGACCGTCTGGCCCGCCGCGCCGGGCACCCGGCTCGCCCGCACATGCTGCGCCACTCCGCGGCCACCCACTGGCTACGTGAGGGAGTAGACCGGGACGTGGTGCAAAAGCTGCTGGGTCACGCCTCGCCGCTGTCCATGGACCGCT includes:
- a CDS encoding tyrosine-type recombinase/integrase; the protein is MEQTYAAERSMSPSSGVERWVVADTRTYDLHAEACAFLAGLRSKGRSPNTERVYAGRLALYLNYCTQRRIEWSRPSFMALSGLQQWLVTTPLPARSRRCPTTAAPRYRSQGTANAVMTAVTDFLRFGALHGWVPAQTAGLLSEPKFLRFLPAGYDAGERGQWRQVQVSAFRFQVSEPGYEDLSPQQIRRMIADTPRARDRFLIALLAATGLRIGEALGLRQEDLHFLASSRSLGCPVEGPHLHVRRRTDNPNRALAKSRHSRCLPVTPDIVAFYTDYQHERNPVAEAAETGMVFVNLFRPPLGRAMTYPNAKNVFDRLARRAGHPARPHMLRHSAATHWLREGVDRDVVQKLLGHASPLSMDRYRHVDESETRAAVDRAQAWREDQ